The Pseudomonas solani genome segment GCTCGCGCAGCTGGCGCATGCTCTATTTCGACACTGCCTTGATCGGGCACGTGGCCCAGGCACTGGGGCAAAGCCCCGGCTGCGAATTCGCCTACCCGGTGCTGCCACGGAGCGCCACCAACCAGGCCTTCCACAGGCTCCACGCGGCCCTCACCGGCCCGGCCAGCGAACCCTGGTGGGAAGTGGCGGAGCAGGAACTGCTGTCGATTCTCGGGCCGCTGGTGGAAAGCGCCCCCACGCCGCCGCTGTCACTGCCCCGGCAGGCCATCGCCCGGGCACGGGCACGGCTGGACGAAGCGCCGGAGCAGGCCGTCAGCCTCGCCGAACTGGCCTTCGAGGCCGGCGTCAGCCCCCATCATTTCCTCCGCGCCTTCAAGGCCGTCACCGCGCTGCCGCCCCACGCGTATCGCCTGCAGCGCCAGCTGCACAAGGCCCATCGCCTGATCCTCGCCGGCGAGCCGTTGATCCAGGCCGCCCTGGCCACCGGCTTCGCCGACCAGAGCCACCTCAACCGCCATTTCACCCGGGCCTACGGCTACACGCCCGGTGTGCTGGCGCGGGCCCTGCGCCGCTAGACGCTGCCTTCGCGCTCCACCACCAGAATGCGCG includes the following:
- a CDS encoding AraC family transcriptional regulator, with protein sequence MAGGTHTEAFDIQPCRLPGILAVEATSSRAFGRHTHDRFGIGMILQGAQDSASGRGEVRAEPGCLIAVNPNEVHDGRPVAHGSRSWRMLYFDTALIGHVAQALGQSPGCEFAYPVLPRSATNQAFHRLHAALTGPASEPWWEVAEQELLSILGPLVESAPTPPLSLPRQAIARARARLDEAPEQAVSLAELAFEAGVSPHHFLRAFKAVTALPPHAYRLQRQLHKAHRLILAGEPLIQAALATGFADQSHLNRHFTRAYGYTPGVLARALRR